The Methanococcus voltae PS genome has a window encoding:
- a CDS encoding methyltransferase, protein MAKNVLETPSVGPEQIENLFEDAYIGLRKFFLLKYCLDYNVFGLLEKPKTFEEIASWYIKQDFKENDNLLESILDALVQFGLIKRYNRSYDSNIIYYETSEVAKIYLNQESEFSNMGSLIRYHKNTRFIEKWLNLDKTLKSGELKTKKGSSSPEAVKRMAIDCRTGELKSTIDYLKGFEDIKNAKSILDVAGGHGLYGIALSYLNEDSKCKVFDLPKICEETKKYIEEYGSERVSIIPGNYFKNNFVDTLDDSNPEGYDLIFTSNSPDCKTPEVLDKICEATALNGIFAAKQIFPENTSKKYATRKAFDNMDWNMFSFAGAKKGKVCHTLKNSLNLDGYITHLEEKGFEIVDIFSLEEKKSLKDINNYHNNIKKGHLIVIAKKIRN, encoded by the coding sequence ATGGCAAAAAATGTATTAGAGACCCCTAGTGTAGGGCCCGAACAAATAGAAAATCTTTTTGAAGACGCGTACATAGGTTTAAGAAAATTCTTTTTATTAAAGTACTGTTTAGATTATAATGTATTTGGACTACTAGAAAAACCAAAAACTTTTGAAGAAATAGCGTCTTGGTACATCAAACAAGATTTTAAGGAAAATGATAATTTATTAGAAAGCATATTAGATGCTTTAGTTCAATTTGGATTAATAAAGAGATATAATCGGTCTTATGACAGCAATATAATATATTACGAAACTTCAGAAGTTGCAAAGATTTATTTAAATCAAGAATCGGAATTTAGTAATATGGGTAGTCTTATCCGATATCATAAAAACACACGATTTATTGAAAAGTGGCTTAATCTTGATAAAACTTTAAAATCTGGAGAATTAAAAACTAAAAAAGGTTCTTCCTCCCCTGAAGCAGTTAAAAGAATGGCAATTGATTGTAGGACAGGTGAATTAAAATCTACTATTGACTATTTAAAAGGCTTTGAAGACATTAAAAATGCCAAAAGCATTTTAGATGTTGCAGGCGGTCACGGTTTATACGGTATCGCTTTATCATACTTAAATGAAGACTCAAAATGTAAAGTGTTTGATTTACCTAAAATTTGTGAAGAAACAAAAAAATATATTGAAGAATATGGCTCTGAAAGAGTATCCATAATACCAGGCAATTATTTTAAAAATAACTTTGTGGATACGCTGGATGATTCAAATCCAGAAGGCTATGACCTAATATTTACGTCAAATAGTCCAGATTGTAAAACTCCTGAAGTACTTGATAAAATTTGTGAAGCAACGGCTTTAAACGGCATATTTGCAGCTAAACAAATTTTTCCTGAAAATACTAGTAAAAAATACGCTACTAGAAAAGCTTTCGATAATATGGATTGGAATATGTTTAGTTTTGCAGGGGCCAAAAAAGGAAAAGTTTGCCATACCTTAAAAAATAGCTTAAATTTGGATGGATATATAACTCATTTAGAAGAAAAAGGCTTTGAAATAGTAGATATTTTCTCGTTGGAAGAGAAAAAATCTTTAAAAGATATAAATAATTATCACAATAATATAAAAAAAGGTCATCTTATCGTAATTGCTAAAAAAATTAGAAATTAA
- a CDS encoding FeoA family protein has translation MESILSKNPGSYTVLEVNGGACRKFYELGIIPGCKLTVLNKSQGPLLVRIGNSKIAIGRGMADKILVK, from the coding sequence ATGGAAAGTATTTTATCAAAAAACCCAGGTTCATACACTGTATTAGAAGTAAACGGTGGAGCTTGTAGAAAATTTTACGAACTCGGTATTATTCCAGGATGTAAATTGACCGTATTAAATAAAAGTCAAGGTCCTTTATTAGTTAGAATAGGAAACAGTAAAATAGCTATTGGTCGAGGAATGGCTGATAAAATCCTTGTAAAATAA
- a CDS encoding class I SAM-dependent methyltransferase encodes MSKNVMECPKLGPEHIENLFEDAYLGLRKFYLMEFSLKYNMYELLEEPKTFEQLKIWFEEKGFKSNDNLLLNVLDALVQFGLVNKYNRSHNSAETYYETSEVANIYLNPKSEFSGIDSVSPLLTYKGRAKKWINLEDTFMGKEPKLKENSFFSEAVRRMVTDCRSRKLKATIDYLSQFEEVKNAKSILDVAGGHGLYGIALSYLNEDSKCKIFDLPKVCEETEKYIAEYGSDRVTTAPGDYYKGTIVETLDSDNPEGYDLVFTSHSPGCKSIEVIDKIYDAMAPNGVFVNKQIFSEGIGDKYQLRQSFENIDWNMFSFSALGKEGASNTFKNDLTLDGYLSYMKEKGFELLDIYSFDERKSVKNEVSYKCNPKLMNNQMGSYIIVAKKVKA; translated from the coding sequence ATGAGCAAAAACGTAATGGAATGTCCAAAATTAGGGCCAGAACATATTGAAAATCTTTTTGAAGATGCATATTTAGGTTTAAGAAAATTTTACTTAATGGAATTCAGTTTAAAGTACAATATGTATGAACTTCTAGAAGAGCCAAAAACTTTTGAACAACTTAAAATATGGTTTGAAGAAAAAGGTTTTAAATCCAATGATAATTTGCTATTGAATGTATTGGATGCATTAGTGCAATTTGGATTAGTAAATAAATACAATCGGTCACATAACAGTGCCGAAACTTATTACGAGACTTCTGAAGTTGCAAATATTTACTTAAATCCAAAATCTGAATTTAGTGGAATAGACTCCGTATCACCATTACTTACATACAAAGGCAGAGCTAAAAAATGGATTAATTTAGAAGATACATTTATGGGAAAAGAACCTAAATTAAAGGAAAACTCATTTTTCAGTGAAGCAGTTCGAAGAATGGTTACTGATTGCCGTTCACGTAAATTAAAAGCTACAATTGATTATTTATCTCAATTTGAGGAAGTTAAAAATGCCAAAAGCATTTTAGATGTTGCAGGCGGTCACGGTTTATACGGTATCGCTTTATCATACTTAAATGAAGACTCAAAATGTAAAATATTTGATTTACCAAAAGTTTGCGAAGAAACAGAGAAATACATTGCAGAATACGGTTCCGATAGAGTAACTACCGCACCTGGTGACTATTACAAAGGTACAATTGTCGAAACATTAGATTCCGATAACCCAGAAGGGTATGATTTAGTATTTACATCCCATAGCCCAGGTTGTAAAAGTATTGAAGTAATTGATAAAATTTACGACGCAATGGCTCCAAATGGGGTATTTGTAAATAAACAAATATTTTCAGAAGGAATTGGGGATAAATACCAGCTTAGACAAAGTTTTGAAAATATCGATTGGAATATGTTTTCATTCTCTGCACTCGGAAAAGAAGGGGCAAGCAATACTTTTAAAAACGATTTGACATTAGATGGATACTTAAGTTATATGAAAGAAAAAGGCTTTGAATTATTAGACATATATTCATTTGACGAAAGAAAAAGCGTTAAAAATGAAGTTAGCTATAAATGTAACCCTAAACTAATGAACAACCAGATGGGAAGCTATATAATCGTTGCTAAAAAAGTAAAGGCATAG
- a CDS encoding methyltransferase, protein MAKNVLETPSVGPEQIENLFEDAYLGLRKFYLLYFTLKYNMYEYLSKPKTFEEVAVWFEEQGFKPNNNLLESILDALVQLGLVNSYNRSYNDDKIYYETAEVANIYLNPKSEFSGIDTVSPYLLYKNRAKRWTKLDDALKEKKLEVKEKSFFTDLVKITVLDCRAGKLKYTLDYLSQFEEVKNAKSILDVAGGHGLYGIALSYLNENSKCKIYELPHVCEETKKYIEEYGSDRVSALPGDYFKNDFVETLDDSNPEGYDLIFTSNSPGCKTTEIIDKICEATALNGLIINKQIFTEGIGDKYNVKKSLENIDWNMFSFSGFEKSRINNTFKYDLTLDGYLSYMEEKGFEILDIYSLEERKSVKNQPSYICNPKIMTNKMGSYIVVAKKIKQ, encoded by the coding sequence ATGGCTAAAAATGTATTAGAAACCCCTAGTGTAGGACCCGAACAAATAGAAAACCTTTTCGAAGATGCTTACTTAGGTTTAAGAAAATTCTACTTATTATATTTCACTTTGAAGTATAATATGTATGAATACCTAAGCAAACCAAAAACTTTTGAAGAAGTCGCTGTATGGTTTGAAGAGCAGGGTTTTAAACCAAATAATAATTTATTAGAAAGCATATTAGATGCTTTAGTCCAATTGGGGTTAGTAAATAGCTATAACCGGTCTTATAATGACGATAAAATCTATTACGAAACTGCAGAAGTTGCAAATATTTATTTAAACCCAAAATCCGAATTTAGCGGGATAGATACAGTTTCACCTTATTTACTATATAAAAACAGAGCTAAGCGATGGACTAAATTAGACGACGCATTGAAAGAAAAAAAGCTAGAAGTAAAGGAAAAATCGTTTTTCACTGATTTAGTTAAGATAACAGTTTTAGACTGCCGAGCAGGTAAGTTAAAATATACCCTAGATTACCTATCACAATTCGAGGAAGTTAAAAACGCTAAAAGCATTTTGGATGTTGCAGGCGGTCACGGTTTGTATGGTATAGCTTTATCATACTTAAATGAAAACTCAAAATGTAAGATATATGAATTGCCACACGTTTGTGAAGAAACAAAAAAATACATTGAAGAATACGGCTCTGATAGAGTATCTGCACTACCTGGCGATTATTTCAAAAATGACTTTGTAGAAACACTGGATGATTCAAACCCTGAAGGCTATGATTTAATATTTACGTCAAATAGCCCCGGTTGTAAGACAACTGAAATAATAGACAAGATTTGTGAAGCAACCGCTTTAAATGGTTTAATTATAAATAAACAAATATTTACGGAAGGTATTGGTGATAAATACAACGTTAAAAAGAGTTTAGAAAATATAGACTGGAATATGTTTTCATTTTCAGGATTCGAGAAATCAAGAATTAATAACACTTTTAAATATGATTTAACACTGGATGGATATCTAAGTTATATGGAAGAAAAAGGCTTTGAAATATTGGATATATATTCACTTGAGGAAAGAAAAAGCGTTAAAAATCAGCCAAGTTATATATGCAACCCTAAAATAATGACTAACAAAATGGGGAGTTATATAGTCGTTGCTAAAAAAATAAAACAATAA
- a CDS encoding sugar phosphate isomerase/epimerase family protein: MSELIKSKRLRPCIGVTSLFFWEYPIEEIIDTVKELGLSCFEFVVENPEFWKNRYDEDYLRNLKKEMSKIDYLSIHSPYLELNPASTNENLRNITLEETFWALHVAKFYGAKHMVFHAGQRSAKRLPRINEEYAYLTNYIRLCSKFNEYIEYSELESVQQVDELIKKEIVLSIENSPKLLNKLCKTPEEINYYLGKYEKLRFTLDFVHANADVAEFLRKVDTSKISNIHISGLDSKKSEHYSLIHSEEPYKSLFEKSLYDLVYKYNYKSSIILELNDLLFNKGNEMTKEQKIDIMSGEINHIYEILEF; encoded by the coding sequence ATGTCTGAATTAATAAAATCGAAACGCTTAAGACCTTGTATTGGGGTTACATCGTTATTTTTTTGGGAATATCCTATAGAAGAGATAATAGACACCGTTAAGGAATTGGGGCTATCATGTTTTGAATTTGTCGTAGAAAATCCGGAATTTTGGAAAAATAGGTATGATGAAGACTATTTGAGAAATTTAAAAAAAGAAATGAGTAAAATAGATTATTTAAGTATACATTCACCTTATTTAGAGTTAAATCCTGCGTCTACAAATGAAAATCTCCGGAATATCACCTTGGAGGAAACTTTTTGGGCTTTACACGTTGCAAAATTTTATGGCGCAAAACACATGGTTTTCCATGCGGGTCAACGAAGTGCTAAAAGATTACCCCGTATTAATGAAGAATACGCATATTTAACTAATTATATAAGGCTTTGTTCTAAATTTAACGAATATATAGAATATAGTGAATTAGAATCTGTTCAACAAGTTGACGAATTAATAAAAAAGGAAATAGTACTATCTATTGAGAATTCACCGAAGTTATTGAATAAACTATGTAAAACACCCGAAGAAATAAACTATTATTTGGGTAAATACGAAAAATTAAGGTTTACACTTGATTTTGTGCACGCAAATGCTGACGTGGCAGAATTTTTAAGAAAAGTTGATACTTCAAAAATTTCTAATATTCACATTTCAGGTTTAGATTCTAAAAAATCAGAGCATTATTCTTTGATACATTCCGAGGAACCTTATAAATCATTATTTGAAAAATCTCTGTATGATTTAGTCTATAAATATAATTACAAAAGTTCAATTATTTTAGAATTAAATGACCTATTATTTAATAAAGGTAATGAAATGACAAAAGAGCAAAAAATAGATATAATGTCAGGGGAAATCAATCATATCTATGAGATTTTAGAATTTTAA
- a CDS encoding methyltransferase — translation MAKNVLETPKVGPEQIENLFEDAYLGLRKFFLLKYCLQYNVFELLEKPKTFEEIAVWFEEQGFKPNNNLLESILDALIQFGLVKVYHTSYNSENVVYKSTEIAKTYLSPNSEFSKIDSLAPFFTYGERANRWINLEETLKSGELKTEEGSFFPDIIKRMAIDCRAGELKLTIDYLKHFEDIKNAKSILDVAGGHGLYGIALSYLNEDSKCKVFDLPEVCEETKKYIEEYGSDRVSTVAGNFFTDNFIDTLDDSNSEGYDLIFSSYNPGGKNPAVIDKICEATALNGIFANKQAFPENIGKKYATKKAFDGIDWNMFSFTGTKKEKVCYTFENSLTLDGYVSYLEEKGFEILGIFSVEDKKSLNSDKNHHHAVKKHHYSNIKTGNHIVVAKKIRE, via the coding sequence ATGGCTAAAAATGTATTAGAGACCCCAAAAGTTGGACCTGAACAAATAGAAAATCTTTTTGAAGATGCTTACTTAGGTTTAAGAAAATTCTTTTTATTAAAGTACTGTTTACAATATAATGTCTTTGAACTCCTAGAAAAACCCAAAACTTTTGAAGAAATCGCAGTATGGTTTGAAGAGCAAGGTTTTAAACCCAATAATAATTTATTAGAAAGCATTTTAGATGCTTTAATCCAGTTTGGATTAGTAAAGGTTTATCACACTTCTTACAACTCAGAAAATGTAGTTTATAAATCTACCGAAATAGCAAAAACATACTTAAGTCCAAATTCAGAATTTAGCAAAATAGACTCGTTAGCTCCTTTCTTCACCTACGGTGAAAGGGCAAACCGTTGGATTAACTTAGAAGAAACTTTGAAATCCGGAGAGTTAAAAACTGAAGAAGGTTCTTTCTTCCCCGACATAATCAAAAGAATGGCAATTGATTGTAGAGCAGGCGAATTAAAATTAACAATTGACTATTTAAAACACTTTGAAGACATTAAAAATGCCAAAAGCATTTTAGATGTTGCAGGCGGTCACGGTTTATACGGTATCGCTTTATCATACTTAAATGAAGACTCAAAATGTAAAGTGTTTGATTTACCTGAAGTTTGCGAAGAAACAAAGAAATACATTGAAGAATATGGTTCTGATAGGGTATCAACAGTAGCAGGTAACTTCTTTACAGATAATTTTATAGATACGCTAGATGATTCAAATTCAGAAGGGTATGATTTAATATTTAGTTCATACAATCCAGGGGGTAAAAATCCAGCAGTGATTGACAAAATTTGTGAAGCAACGGCTTTAAATGGTATATTTGCAAATAAACAAGCCTTCCCAGAAAATATCGGTAAAAAATACGCTACTAAAAAAGCTTTTGACGGTATAGATTGGAATATGTTTAGTTTTACGGGAACTAAAAAAGAAAAAGTTTGCTACACCTTTGAAAATAGTTTAACTTTAGACGGATATGTAAGCTACTTAGAAGAAAAAGGCTTTGAAATATTGGGTATTTTCTCTGTAGAAGACAAGAAATCTTTAAACAGTGACAAAAATCACCATCATGCTGTTAAAAAACACCACTACAGCAATATAAAAACAGGTAATCATATTGTAGTTGCTAAAAAAATTAGAGAATAA
- a CDS encoding ABC transporter substrate-binding protein, producing the protein MDKNLKKPKNILFGMFMLVLITISCGCMGGAATPVIIDEDKDNGVTINNSTNTIDNNLDKNVEYIEITDMAGRIVKVPKKVNRVIGLGSSLREVIYLGAKDKVVGVEVKEGDKKVGTRMPYIAANKELMDLTQVSKASSNYYYERIIKVKPDVIFIGFNAESADDIQEKVGIPVVVTYINPTGTGTQNNKYRQSLRLMGKILDKEERAEEILSKMKEYKTDLALRASKSDKKPSIYVAGRVFGGVTGLTTTDPHLPSFEFLGSNNRANNVAYNISEVSNDCTVNKEQLISWNPEYIFANSATVPKIAKELKRPEFKSLRAVSENKMYTILPYCWYGFNEDNALANSYYIGKVLYPEQFEDIDPIEKADEIHTFFNGKPVYNELSEYNLKFGKWEAE; encoded by the coding sequence ATGGATAAAAATTTAAAAAAGCCAAAAAATATACTATTCGGTATGTTTATGCTTGTATTAATAACAATTAGTTGCGGGTGTATGGGCGGGGCTGCAACTCCCGTAATAATAGATGAAGATAAAGATAATGGCGTTACTATCAATAATAGCACCAATACTATTGATAATAACTTAGATAAAAATGTAGAATACATAGAAATTACAGATATGGCAGGTAGAATCGTTAAAGTTCCAAAAAAAGTTAATAGAGTAATTGGTTTGGGCTCTTCATTAAGGGAAGTAATTTACTTAGGTGCTAAGGATAAAGTAGTTGGTGTCGAGGTAAAAGAAGGCGATAAAAAAGTAGGTACTAGAATGCCATATATTGCTGCAAATAAGGAATTAATGGATTTAACTCAAGTAAGTAAAGCGAGTTCTAATTATTACTATGAACGAATTATAAAAGTGAAGCCTGATGTAATATTTATAGGTTTCAATGCTGAATCAGCGGACGATATACAAGAAAAAGTGGGTATACCAGTAGTAGTTACTTATATTAACCCTACGGGTACGGGTACTCAAAATAATAAATACAGACAATCTTTAAGATTAATGGGTAAAATATTAGATAAAGAAGAAAGAGCTGAAGAAATATTAAGTAAAATGAAAGAATATAAAACAGATTTAGCTTTAAGAGCTTCAAAATCTGATAAAAAACCTAGTATTTACGTTGCAGGTAGGGTATTTGGAGGAGTTACTGGATTAACTACAACTGACCCGCATTTGCCATCATTTGAATTCTTAGGGTCAAATAATAGGGCAAATAACGTTGCTTATAATATTTCAGAAGTAAGTAACGACTGTACGGTAAACAAGGAACAATTAATATCTTGGAATCCAGAATATATTTTTGCGAATTCCGCCACAGTGCCTAAAATAGCAAAAGAATTAAAAAGACCGGAATTTAAAAGTTTAAGAGCAGTTTCTGAAAATAAAATGTATACAATATTACCTTATTGCTGGTATGGATTTAATGAAGATAATGCTTTGGCAAATTCTTATTACATTGGCAAAGTACTCTATCCAGAGCAGTTTGAGGATATTGACCCTATCGAAAAGGCTGACGAAATACATACATTCTTTAATGGAAAACCGGTATACAATGAACTCTCCGAATATAACTTAAAATTCGGAAAATGGGAGGCTGAATAA
- a CDS encoding DUF128 domain-containing protein, with translation MTKNLNIAILNLLSKYDKPIGAKIIAEDLKLRGYEIGERAVRYHLQSMDDEELTKRVGYSGRIITEKGTEELQKANVAHRIGSVSANIYDKIIKNNYPETIIINTGIFDLEGSLNNTNDINLGNKTVDKLKDLILSSFMKGFSTGNYLKMEGLTNEITNNISKLKVETLCNVNFDNYLIKNGIMPMPKHGGVVKYEDGEPVNFKGVIEFKKSSVDPLIAFIMQKKTDVLGVMENGEGYIPANFRVIPKSKLNDFKQLLKKDDLKSVICYGENNILGINLNDEEIGVALIGGLTPLCPPVELGYALEINPSTNIIDNPKIPVPKENIIEPIEVTDDFLNKYKFKNYGKPTTKGYDICNIEDLKRLNVLKDYNVKPVLSKMISMMHEVKFDIKNESGQIIVNMAKIDLNQLNKLENEKNEEDVLKLLKEVYKKDLSISNKLKIEEDVKNGFLNIYTICSLTFDGILLNNQIPVLPYYGGLLERPEMRFIEAISYEGTSLDPHEVFFDKSDGKTTLLAGIRKVPMFSKSKIEEIYDDLGWNSILEYGKPNNDLCGIRVESEMLGYVTLGGTNPFAYLNVNKIPVKIETHYRIMDYSELDDYDLIL, from the coding sequence ATGACTAAAAACCTAAATATTGCGATTTTGAATTTACTCTCAAAATATGATAAACCAATAGGGGCTAAAATAATAGCCGAAGATTTAAAATTACGCGGATACGAGATAGGAGAACGTGCGGTTAGATACCATTTACAATCTATGGATGATGAAGAACTAACAAAGCGAGTAGGTTATTCCGGCAGGATTATAACCGAAAAAGGAACTGAAGAATTACAAAAAGCTAATGTAGCTCACCGTATAGGTTCCGTTTCCGCCAATATATATGATAAAATTATAAAAAATAACTATCCAGAAACAATAATTATAAACACAGGAATATTTGATTTAGAAGGTAGTTTAAATAATACAAATGATATAAACTTGGGGAATAAAACCGTTGATAAATTAAAAGATTTAATTTTATCTAGTTTTATGAAAGGTTTTAGCACTGGAAATTATTTAAAAATGGAAGGATTGACAAATGAAATAACAAACAATATTTCAAAATTAAAAGTTGAAACACTGTGTAATGTGAATTTTGACAATTATTTGATTAAAAATGGAATAATGCCTATGCCAAAACACGGCGGGGTTGTTAAATATGAAGACGGTGAGCCTGTTAACTTTAAAGGTGTCATTGAATTCAAAAAATCATCCGTAGACCCATTAATAGCTTTCATAATGCAAAAAAAGACCGATGTATTGGGTGTAATGGAAAATGGCGAAGGATACATACCTGCTAATTTTAGGGTTATTCCAAAGTCAAAGTTGAATGACTTTAAACAGCTTTTGAAAAAAGATGATTTGAAATCTGTTATATGTTACGGGGAAAATAACATACTGGGAATAAATTTAAACGATGAAGAGATAGGAGTAGCTCTAATAGGCGGTCTTACTCCGCTTTGCCCACCTGTGGAGCTAGGTTATGCCTTAGAAATTAATCCGAGTACTAATATAATAGACAATCCAAAAATTCCAGTGCCTAAGGAAAACATTATCGAACCAATAGAAGTTACTGACGACTTTTTAAACAAGTACAAGTTTAAAAACTACGGTAAACCTACTACAAAGGGTTATGACATATGCAATATAGAAGATTTAAAACGTTTAAATGTTTTAAAAGATTATAACGTCAAACCCGTTTTATCAAAAATGATTTCGATGATGCACGAAGTAAAATTTGATATAAAGAATGAATCAGGTCAAATTATTGTAAATATGGCAAAAATAGATTTAAATCAGCTAAATAAGCTCGAAAATGAAAAAAATGAAGAAGATGTTTTAAAATTATTAAAAGAAGTATACAAAAAAGATTTATCGATTTCTAATAAATTAAAGATTGAAGAAGATGTTAAAAATGGTTTCTTAAATATTTATACAATTTGCTCATTGACTTTTGATGGTATACTTCTTAATAATCAAATCCCCGTACTTCCATACTATGGAGGCTTATTAGAAAGACCCGAAATGAGGTTTATAGAAGCTATATCTTACGAAGGTACTTCTTTAGACCCTCACGAGGTATTTTTTGATAAATCGGATGGCAAAACCACCCTATTAGCAGGCATTAGAAAGGTACCAATGTTCTCAAAATCAAAAATTGAAGAAATTTACGACGATTTAGGTTGGAATTCGATTTTAGAATATGGCAAACCAAACAATGACTTGTGCGGTATAAGAGTAGAAAGCGAAATGCTAGGATATGTAACTTTGGGGGGCACAAATCCATTTGCATACTTAAATGTTAATAAAATACCTGTAAAAATTGAAACACATTATAGAATAATGGATTATTCAGAATTAGACGATTATGACTTAATTTTATAA
- a CDS encoding ABC transporter substrate-binding protein: MSKALKKSIIMAFNVLMIAIVAMSCGCIGDSTESTNDIKSNEGNNNLDPKGLDADKNTEFITVTDMAGRTVQVPKNVNRVIGLGCCLREIVYLDAVDKVVGVEVAEGNKDSAMALPYVAANPELTDLPVVGKAGSGYYYEKIIAANPDMIFLGYQADLADEIQKKIGVPVVVVFMDTTGSEDQNEKYSESLRVMGKVLGKEERADAVVNKLEECKLDLRTRASKSDKRPSIYIGGRVYSGGHGITTTDPHWMPFEFLGANNRANNVAYNISKKGKVYSVSDEQLVTWNPDYLFINSASMDLILKDLEKPEFGNLDAVKNGNTYRLIPYCWYGFNKASGIADSYYIGKVLYPEQFEDIDPVEKADELYTFFTGKPAYERLSDRNLGFEKLEDL; the protein is encoded by the coding sequence ATGTCTAAAGCTTTGAAAAAATCAATTATAATGGCTTTTAATGTACTTATGATAGCAATCGTAGCAATGAGTTGTGGATGTATTGGCGATAGTACTGAATCAACGAATGACATTAAAAGCAACGAGGGGAACAATAATCTAGACCCAAAAGGTTTAGATGCAGATAAAAATACGGAATTCATAACTGTTACAGACATGGCAGGTAGGACAGTGCAAGTGCCGAAAAACGTAAATCGCGTAATTGGTTTAGGCTGTTGTTTAAGAGAAATAGTTTATTTAGACGCAGTTGATAAAGTAGTAGGCGTAGAAGTTGCAGAAGGTAATAAAGATAGTGCTATGGCATTACCTTATGTTGCAGCAAACCCGGAATTAACAGATTTACCAGTGGTCGGTAAAGCAGGTTCTGGCTATTACTACGAAAAAATTATTGCTGCAAATCCTGATATGATATTCTTAGGTTATCAAGCTGATTTAGCAGACGAAATCCAAAAGAAAATAGGTGTTCCTGTTGTAGTAGTTTTCATGGATACAACCGGTTCAGAAGACCAAAACGAAAAATATTCAGAATCATTAAGAGTAATGGGTAAAGTATTGGGTAAAGAAGAAAGAGCTGACGCTGTAGTAAATAAATTAGAAGAATGTAAATTAGATTTGAGGACTAGAGCTTCAAAATCAGATAAACGTCCAAGTATCTATATTGGCGGTAGAGTATACAGTGGCGGACACGGTATAACTACAACTGACCCACATTGGATGCCTTTCGAATTTTTAGGCGCTAATAATAGGGCTAACAACGTAGCGTACAATATTTCAAAAAAAGGTAAAGTTTATAGCGTAAGTGATGAACAATTGGTGACTTGGAATCCAGATTATTTATTTATAAATTCAGCTTCAATGGATTTAATTTTAAAAGATTTAGAGAAGCCGGAATTTGGCAATTTAGACGCTGTTAAAAATGGTAATACCTACAGATTAATCCCATACTGCTGGTATGGATTTAACAAAGCTAGTGGAATAGCAGATTCTTACTACATTGGTAAGGTACTTTATCCAGAACAGTTTGAAGACATCGACCCTGTTGAAAAAGCAGACGAATTATATACTTTCTTCACTGGAAAGCCAGCTTATGAAAGACTTTCCGATAGAAATTTAGGTTTCGAAAAATTGGAAGATTTATAA